From one Flavobacteriales bacterium genomic stretch:
- a CDS encoding agmatine deiminase family protein, producing MRPLTVLLFIPLLVGCRAPEQEIPEYALPAEWEPHEAIWFTYSGAPTDTVLDKVVLAMDPGTRVICAADNDSLARTIAARWDSLGIARSRYRMEVMGDSLATPAVRDTGPIILRKRDGSLAVLDPDWNYYGDHDNLVGSPAHLLSFEDSFPSMLARRMGLPVVQSDMVIEGGAVEVNGKGVLLQVEAVTMQRNPGWSRDSMEHELKRVLGVRDIIWLKEGPADDQWYLEPRILGHVFNQGTGGHVDEFCRFVNDSTVLLAWPDDADLTDSAQLITRQRMEVNLRILEQFRDSEGRALNIIKVPTPDTEFHDHVLTSKRSYDRMLMMRYEDLHEGDSIRYIPAASYLNFLITNGRVFAPAYWHEGKPSSMKEKDARVLEVLTKLFPDRSVVQVDPRAINWRGGGMHCWTQQQPRE from the coding sequence ATGCGACCGCTGACCGTGCTGTTGTTCATTCCGCTGCTGGTCGGTTGCCGTGCGCCGGAACAGGAGATCCCGGAGTACGCTCTTCCCGCCGAATGGGAACCGCACGAAGCGATCTGGTTCACCTATTCCGGCGCACCTACGGATACCGTGCTGGACAAGGTGGTGCTGGCCATGGATCCCGGAACACGGGTGATCTGTGCGGCCGACAATGACAGCCTCGCCCGGACGATCGCCGCGCGCTGGGACAGCCTGGGCATCGCGCGCAGCCGTTACCGCATGGAGGTCATGGGCGACAGCCTTGCCACACCCGCCGTCCGCGATACAGGTCCGATCATCCTGCGAAAGCGCGATGGTTCACTCGCGGTACTGGATCCCGATTGGAACTATTACGGAGACCATGATAACCTGGTGGGATCACCGGCACACTTGCTCTCCTTCGAGGACAGCTTCCCCAGCATGCTCGCGCGTAGGATGGGACTACCTGTGGTGCAGAGCGATATGGTGATCGAAGGCGGCGCGGTGGAAGTCAATGGCAAGGGCGTTCTCTTGCAGGTGGAAGCGGTGACCATGCAACGCAACCCCGGTTGGAGCCGCGATAGCATGGAGCACGAACTGAAGCGTGTGCTCGGCGTGCGCGACATCATCTGGCTGAAGGAGGGTCCGGCCGATGATCAGTGGTACTTGGAGCCGCGCATCCTTGGCCATGTGTTCAACCAAGGCACCGGCGGGCATGTGGATGAGTTCTGCCGTTTCGTGAACGACAGCACCGTGCTACTGGCTTGGCCCGATGATGCGGACCTCACGGACAGTGCACAGCTCATCACGCGTCAGCGGATGGAAGTGAACCTGCGCATCCTCGAGCAGTTCCGCGACAGCGAAGGACGTGCGCTGAACATCATCAAAGTGCCCACGCCGGACACCGAGTTCCACGACCACGTGTTGACCTCGAAGCGCAGCTATGACCGAATGCTGATGATGCGCTATGAGGACCTGCACGAAGGCGACAGCATCCGCTACATCCCGGCCGCGAGCTACCTCAACTTCCTGATCACGAACGGACGTGTCTTCGCACCCGCGTATTGGCACGAAGGCAAGCCATCATCCATGAAGGAGAAGGATGCGCGGGTGCTCGAGGTGCTGACCAAGCTGTTCCCCGACCGTTCGGTGGTGCAGGTGGATCCGCGCGCCATCAACTGGAGGGGCGGCGGCATGCACTGCTGGACGCAGCAGCAACCCCGAGAGTGA
- a CDS encoding CPBP family intramembrane metalloprotease — translation MSRQPALLRIAVFFGIALVCSWYFRIHGPTWYTALTLPAGLTSLKHLLEGVGPLLGALVVLTLFQPPGRVTLFGSSRRWSLLMAVVPVVLFAMVGVDDPAGQQDSHVHGAIIGMVSMGYVLFEEFGWRGYLLDEVRGMGIGGIWVRALIVGLLWYAWHLTPFSAASIGEHMVFLGLLIFGSWGFERITDTTGSVISVACFHLLGSLVSTNALIQNGMSGTNRLIVFGICLVIWITMVSKWPGRLSGETTKQ, via the coding sequence ATGTCGCGCCAACCGGCTTTGTTGCGCATCGCCGTGTTCTTCGGCATCGCGTTGGTGTGTTCATGGTACTTCCGCATTCACGGTCCGACTTGGTATACGGCGCTCACGCTGCCCGCTGGCCTGACATCGTTGAAACACCTGCTTGAGGGTGTAGGACCCTTGTTGGGTGCCCTTGTCGTGCTCACTTTGTTCCAGCCGCCAGGCCGAGTTACTCTCTTCGGAAGCTCGCGACGGTGGAGTTTGTTGATGGCCGTTGTGCCGGTCGTGCTGTTCGCTATGGTTGGGGTTGACGATCCTGCTGGCCAACAGGACAGTCATGTGCATGGTGCCATCATCGGCATGGTGTCCATGGGCTACGTGCTGTTCGAGGAATTCGGCTGGCGGGGTTATCTCCTCGATGAGGTACGCGGAATGGGCATCGGTGGCATCTGGGTGCGGGCGCTGATCGTCGGCCTGCTATGGTACGCCTGGCATCTGACCCCGTTCAGCGCGGCCTCCATTGGTGAACACATGGTTTTCCTTGGCCTGCTCATCTTCGGTAGCTGGGGCTTCGAGCGGATCACTGACACTACCGGCTCGGTGATCTCCGTAGCGTGCTTCCATTTGTTGGGCAGCCTGGTCAGCACTAATGCACTGATCCAGAACGGTATGAGCGGAACCAACCGCTTGATCGTGTTCGGGATCTGCCTCGTTATCTGGATCACCATGGTGAGTAAATGGCCGGGCAGGCTAAGTGGGGAAACGACCAAGCAATAG
- a CDS encoding response regulator transcription factor: MITAVQVDDETSAREFLRGRLRDVAPEVQVLGEAKNIDDATRLIADTKPQLVFLDVEMPGGDGFELLHRLGRWDFDVIFTTAHSHYAIQAIRFSALDYLLKPVQAGELRAAIDRHLERKGTTSPEVQQQFLSNIEPRNEQALKLTLTHGDRTHAVAPADIAWCQADDNYTALHLADERRFVSARTLKDYDEMLSPLGFIRVHKSALVNRRHVDGIDGEGRVRLRNGVRVEISRRRLEEVTRELRG; encoded by the coding sequence ATGATCACGGCCGTGCAGGTGGACGACGAAACGAGCGCCCGCGAATTCCTTCGTGGACGCCTGCGCGATGTGGCGCCGGAAGTCCAGGTGCTCGGCGAAGCGAAGAACATCGACGATGCGACGCGCTTGATCGCCGACACCAAACCACAGCTCGTCTTCCTCGATGTGGAGATGCCCGGCGGCGATGGTTTCGAGCTGCTGCACCGGCTGGGGCGCTGGGACTTCGACGTGATCTTCACCACCGCGCACAGCCACTACGCCATCCAGGCCATCCGCTTCAGTGCACTCGACTACCTGCTCAAGCCCGTGCAAGCGGGTGAGTTGCGCGCCGCCATCGACCGTCATCTGGAGCGGAAGGGAACGACCTCGCCTGAAGTGCAGCAACAATTCCTGAGCAACATCGAACCGCGCAATGAGCAAGCCCTCAAGCTTACCCTCACGCACGGCGATCGCACGCACGCCGTCGCCCCCGCCGACATCGCCTGGTGCCAGGCTGACGACAACTACACCGCACTGCACCTCGCCGATGAGCGCCGCTTCGTTTCCGCACGCACGCTGAAGGACTACGACGAGATGCTCTCACCGCTCGGCTTCATCCGCGTACACAAGAGCGCGTTGGTGAACCGCCGCCACGTGGACGGCATCGACGGCGAAGGGCGTGTGCGCCTGCGCAATGGCGTGCGTGTGGAGATCAGCAGGAGGAGGTTGGAGGAGGTGACGAGGGAGTTGAGAGGGTGA
- a CDS encoding T9SS type A sorting domain-containing protein encodes MRTALLAFALVPTFAFAQNATNPDCANAHPIAVSSGAVPDEWVLSNNAGEANAISPAACSGTGYNDVWFSFVATASTLIVVNDLHASYPVHIEAFSGACGSLTSIGCTTGASVTSALPLNGLVVGTTYHFRSYQPVAGALTLRWGVVHPITNNECVGAMELIPSPNITPLSLGQQFSTLGATQSQAGCGVAAASDDDVWLRFTATAPKHMVVISPESDVVVQAFTGTCGSLTSLWCEDDWNIRREITGLAPGQVIHLRVYSESTVAQNYVWFRAAIGSPPANDECANPITIAVNETAEPGQVHGFNVETATGSVVNNYSTLQDVWFRFTAPSSDLVIEKVGSFSMALFDANCVDGIVNAGTTTPLILNALVPGNTYNLKVGGASVGGIRTRGFTTNDDCTDAIGLPVQEQDDPLLYTNAVTYGATQSATACLTGTDDDVWFSFTATAPTILLRAFADGTALRYELNTGVCGALVPIECGSVGFTTGTALDSLVVGTIYTFRLWTSGIAPRPLKVALAKAALNDECAGAVTLVPTNVLDYDHAQRTGFAFATSSLPMCGSAAASKDLWYSFTATASTAALVVQPRNVTFDVHIELFSGTCASLASLLCEEETATNFTGLVPGNTYFVRTYPYGGGDNAEFSHQFYAPPANDDMAGAIELLPNGDAFTHQMRPFVNYGASMSFAQAACTGTPASDVWFYFVATGAQHTVGVDVGSMNYEEGAATMRIETFHGFSTIPDTLLANELACGTSTNGVNVTGLATGDTVMVRVFSSTVGPHYIRTIHPWVSGVGTSDEASGAVTISDHDAYAAEFNTNNATQSLPSNGCAVIGDSADDDIWFKFTHDGEPATITCHFLDNNAVLELFQGPVGSLVPIACGYNYMVLPSSLVDGQVYHFRVYSRNTGALRGKLGIFHTPHPMESPCADLDCLGPNLVVNPGMESDLNATQFDPDGYPDPVGYSLAPDWHTAVATADSYSSGNAYNDLRRLPYQLNSSQPGFASDVRPRGGGGVTGAFASALSSSYHEAIGGRLSVPLAPGVPYLIAFNVRLRGDQGGCDGFGAHLSMEPVSALYAPFNPPMHMEWQGGPVNVTNEWQTICGQIIADQPYEHITIGVLKPQDEVECLSGNAYYLFDDVTVAEVIDALCVTVDVEEVDPANYTTAIGDGLSVFPNPANDRLNISMNDAHFGKEAVIELFDATAKRVHAQVVSSVTSNVLLDMPGTLREGLYLVMVRVEGREPRSARVILHR; translated from the coding sequence ATGCGTACCGCCCTCCTCGCTTTTGCTCTGGTTCCAACGTTCGCCTTCGCCCAGAACGCCACCAACCCCGATTGCGCCAACGCCCATCCCATTGCGGTGAGCAGCGGCGCGGTGCCGGATGAGTGGGTATTGAGCAACAATGCCGGCGAGGCCAACGCCATTTCGCCTGCCGCTTGCAGCGGTACGGGCTACAACGATGTGTGGTTCTCCTTCGTGGCCACGGCGAGCACATTGATCGTGGTGAACGACCTTCATGCTTCGTACCCCGTGCATATCGAGGCATTCAGCGGGGCGTGTGGGTCGCTGACCAGCATCGGTTGCACCACAGGCGCGAGCGTCACCAGTGCGCTGCCACTGAACGGTCTGGTGGTGGGAACCACCTACCACTTCCGAAGCTACCAGCCCGTGGCTGGGGCTCTTACGCTGCGCTGGGGCGTGGTGCATCCCATCACGAACAACGAGTGCGTCGGTGCCATGGAGCTCATTCCGTCGCCGAACATCACCCCGCTCTCCCTGGGGCAGCAGTTCTCGACCCTTGGCGCCACCCAGTCGCAAGCGGGCTGCGGGGTGGCCGCCGCGAGCGATGATGACGTGTGGCTGCGTTTCACCGCTACTGCTCCGAAGCACATGGTCGTGATCTCGCCGGAGTCCGATGTGGTGGTGCAGGCCTTCACCGGCACCTGCGGAAGCCTCACGAGCTTGTGGTGCGAGGACGATTGGAACATTCGCCGCGAGATCACGGGCCTTGCACCCGGCCAGGTGATCCATCTGCGCGTGTACTCCGAGAGCACGGTCGCGCAGAACTATGTGTGGTTCCGCGCAGCGATCGGAAGCCCACCGGCGAACGATGAGTGCGCGAACCCAATTACCATAGCTGTGAATGAGACCGCAGAGCCCGGCCAGGTGCATGGGTTCAATGTGGAAACGGCGACCGGCTCGGTCGTCAACAACTACTCCACACTACAGGACGTTTGGTTCCGGTTCACCGCTCCGTCCTCCGATCTGGTGATCGAGAAGGTGGGATCCTTCAGCATGGCGCTCTTCGATGCGAACTGTGTGGATGGGATCGTGAATGCAGGGACCACCACCCCGCTTATCCTGAACGCGCTTGTCCCGGGCAACACATACAACCTGAAGGTGGGCGGGGCCTCTGTTGGCGGCATTCGAACGCGCGGGTTCACCACCAACGACGATTGTACGGACGCGATCGGCTTGCCTGTGCAGGAGCAGGATGACCCGCTGCTCTACACGAATGCGGTGACCTACGGCGCCACGCAGAGCGCCACGGCATGCCTAACCGGAACGGATGACGATGTGTGGTTCAGCTTCACGGCCACCGCGCCCACCATCTTGCTGCGTGCCTTCGCAGATGGCACAGCGCTCCGGTATGAACTGAACACCGGCGTCTGTGGTGCGCTGGTCCCGATCGAATGCGGCTCCGTTGGCTTCACTACAGGCACTGCGCTGGACAGCCTGGTGGTCGGCACCATATACACCTTCCGCCTATGGACGAGCGGCATTGCACCAAGGCCGTTGAAGGTGGCCTTGGCGAAAGCGGCCTTGAACGACGAATGCGCAGGAGCGGTCACGTTGGTGCCCACCAATGTGCTCGACTACGACCACGCGCAACGGACCGGATTCGCCTTCGCCACCTCTTCGCTTCCCATGTGCGGCAGCGCTGCCGCATCAAAGGACCTGTGGTACAGCTTCACGGCCACGGCTTCCACGGCAGCGTTGGTAGTGCAACCGCGCAACGTCACCTTCGATGTGCATATCGAGCTCTTCTCCGGTACCTGCGCCTCGCTCGCCAGCTTGCTCTGCGAGGAGGAGACCGCGACCAATTTCACGGGCCTTGTGCCGGGCAACACCTATTTCGTTCGCACCTATCCCTACGGTGGCGGGGACAACGCGGAGTTTAGCCACCAGTTCTATGCGCCACCAGCCAACGATGACATGGCCGGTGCCATCGAGCTCCTCCCGAACGGTGATGCGTTCACGCACCAGATGCGGCCCTTTGTGAACTACGGCGCTTCGATGTCCTTCGCACAAGCCGCATGCACGGGCACACCCGCGAGCGATGTGTGGTTCTACTTCGTGGCAACAGGAGCGCAGCACACGGTGGGCGTGGATGTGGGGAGCATGAATTATGAGGAGGGCGCCGCGACCATGCGCATCGAGACCTTCCACGGCTTCTCCACCATACCGGACACCTTGCTCGCGAACGAACTCGCCTGTGGCACGAGCACCAATGGCGTCAATGTCACGGGCCTTGCCACAGGCGATACGGTGATGGTGCGCGTATTCTCCAGCACGGTCGGCCCGCACTACATCCGCACCATACACCCGTGGGTGAGCGGGGTCGGTACTTCAGATGAAGCGAGCGGTGCTGTGACGATTTCCGACCATGACGCGTATGCGGCGGAGTTCAACACGAACAACGCCACGCAAAGCCTCCCCAGCAACGGCTGTGCGGTGATCGGCGACAGCGCGGATGACGACATCTGGTTCAAATTCACGCACGATGGCGAGCCGGCCACGATCACCTGCCACTTCCTGGACAACAATGCGGTGCTGGAGCTTTTCCAAGGTCCCGTCGGAAGTCTCGTGCCGATCGCGTGCGGCTACAACTACATGGTGCTGCCCAGTTCGCTGGTCGATGGGCAGGTGTACCATTTCCGCGTGTACAGCCGCAATACCGGCGCCCTGCGTGGCAAGCTCGGCATCTTCCATACCCCGCATCCCATGGAAAGCCCGTGCGCCGATCTGGATTGCCTCGGGCCGAACCTGGTGGTGAACCCCGGCATGGAATCGGACTTGAACGCGACCCAGTTCGATCCTGATGGCTATCCCGACCCCGTTGGCTACAGTCTTGCCCCGGATTGGCATACGGCAGTGGCCACTGCGGACAGCTACTCCTCCGGCAATGCGTACAACGACCTGCGCCGCCTACCATATCAGTTGAATTCGAGCCAACCTGGCTTCGCATCCGATGTACGTCCGCGCGGCGGAGGTGGCGTGACCGGAGCGTTCGCCTCTGCCCTTTCTTCATCGTATCACGAGGCGATCGGTGGCCGGTTGAGCGTCCCATTGGCGCCTGGCGTGCCCTATCTCATCGCCTTCAATGTGCGGCTCCGCGGCGACCAAGGCGGTTGCGATGGCTTCGGGGCCCACCTGAGCATGGAGCCGGTCTCCGCGTTGTACGCGCCATTCAATCCACCCATGCACATGGAATGGCAGGGCGGTCCGGTCAATGTCACCAACGAATGGCAGACCATCTGTGGCCAGATCATCGCCGATCAACCGTACGAGCACATCACCATCGGTGTATTGAAACCCCAGGATGAGGTCGAGTGCTTGTCCGGCAATGCGTACTACTTGTTCGACGATGTCACCGTGGCCGAAGTGATCGACGCGCTATGCGTAACGGTGGATGTGGAAGAAGTGGACCCCGCGAATTACACCACCGCGATCGGTGATGGCCTCAGCGTATTCCCCAACCCCGCGAACGATCGGTTGAACATCAGCATGAACGATGCGCACTTCGGCAAGGAAGCGGTGATCGAACTCTTCGATGCCACGGCCAAACGCGTGCATGCGCAAGTGGTGTCGTCGGTGACGAGCAACGTACTACTTGATATGCCGGGCACGCTGCGCGAAGGACTGTATTTGGTGATGGTGCGGGTGGAAGGGCGAGAACCGAGATCGGCTCGAGTCATCCTTCACCGGTGA